CTTCTGCACGGGCCTTGCTTTGAGCTGTGGTCCAATCCTGGCAGTTCTGTTTTATGCACTAGGATTGTGGATCGCTCGAAGAGGCAGCGTTTCGCTCGCTGATTTCAATTTCTTATCTGGAGACTCGATCACCGAAGTTGATCGCGTCACGATTCAAACGCCAGAGCCCACTTCGATTGAGTTCGAAGAGTACTTCGAGGAGCTTCTCAAAGATTCACTCACCAAAGTCCCTGAACGCAAGCTCGTTATTGTGATTGACAACCTTGATCGCGTCGACGCGAACGACGCACAGACGATTTGGGCCGCCCTTCAACCTTTCATTGGGATTCCTCATTCGGAATTATCCAGTGCCCAACGGCAAGTCACGTTTATCATTCCTTACGACCGTTCGGGTCTCAAGAAACTCTGGAGCGCAAACGGCGATGATGAAGTGGTTGACTCTTTCATTGAGAAGACGTTTGCGTTGAGGTTCTCTGTCCCACCGCCAGTGTTGTCGGACTGGCGAAAATTCGCATCCGACCAGTTGGCGACGGCATTTCCGGATCATTCTGATGCTCAGCGAACTGAAGTGATTCGGGTTCTTGATAGCGTTCGCCAGAGCGCCAAAGTTGAATTCAGCCCACGGCAACTGAAAGTGGCCATAAATCAGGTTGGAGTCATTCATCGGCAGTGGGGGGAGGAATACACGCTTCATGGCGCGATGGCCTATGTGTTGGCAACGCAGACTGGACCAATCGTCGATGGGCTGCTGGAGAACAAGTATCCTGCCGATCCGCTGCGTCGCGTTTTCGGTGAAGACTTGAAAGCCGATTTTGCGGGCCTTGCGTTTAACGTTACGGCGGATCACGGGTTGCAGTTGTTGCTGGCTCAATCCATTGAAGACGTGCTTTCATCCGGCAATGTTGAAGGCACGACGGAACTGGAAGCGAAGCACTCTGTCGGCTTCTGGAGTGTGGTCGAGGCAGTCGTGCTTCCGAAGCTGATGGAACAACCAATCACCACAGTACTGAACGTAATTGTCGTGGCCGAGTCGGCGGATTGGGTCCCACTAGAGGACCTAAACGAGAACCGCGAATCACTAAAAACCAATCTCCTGCAAGCAGTTGCGAAGTCCACGAGTCTGGAGGCCTTTGATCAAAACACGCCGATGGGACTGACTGCATGGCTACGATTGGGGCCGGATTGGAAGCGAGTGGAGACAATTTGGCGACTCCTGAAACAATCCGTAAAGAATGCCGGGCAGCGAAAGGACGAACGGTCGTTCGATGCCGAACTCAAATCAATCGCGGCATTCCTAGAGCAGGCGGAGAAATTGAATTTGGATATTTCGCAACTCTCGCCTCTGTCGATGCAAGTAGATGCTGAACGCTGGATAGATGTTTGTGAGATCCTGAACAATTTGACACGCCGACCATTCTTCAAGCTGCTGCGCCCACATCGTGACATTGGGGTGGATCAAATATCTGAAGTGATTCGTGAAGCAATTGATTCAGATACCCTTGGAGAAAAACATCGCGCCTGCCTGAACGTATCGTCCGAGATGGAAGATACGTCGTGGACAGCAGTGTGTTCGTCCCTCAAAGCTCTGATTCGAAACACGTCTAAACAGCCCGCAGAAATTCGTGAGGGGATTGAGACGTTAAGGCTGCTATCGACGCATCCGAATCCGATGACTCGCAGCGATGCTGACACCGTTCTTGAAGAAGTGACGAACAGCGGCGAAATCCTGCACTGGCTATCGTCATTCGGAAGAAACGCTGCTACAGCAGACTTCATTTTGGTTCAACTGTTGCGTTTCAATCGTGACGCCGATGTCGCAACCGACCTTGGCAACGGAGCTGCAGGAAAGAACATTGCGACGCAAATGTTCAACGACAGTAGTGAAGAATCGGGATCGCGATTCGCGGGGAATGTTCAGCGGTGGCGCAGCTTTGATGTTCTTTTGGACGAGTGTGATGCCGCAGCCA
This DNA window, taken from Fuerstiella marisgermanici, encodes the following:
- a CDS encoding P-loop NTPase fold protein, whose product is MSESKRRTVLLSDAPADADGFRTESSEGPSSRVAAAIASVILGGESGGRILGLEGAWGSGKSTVIRLLCESLKNSESVRTLVFDAWAHEGDPLRRTFFESLLNDLSNGPRWLPESRDVYWNKVRLSLAKRFRKETTTTIPKPTRLGAFVGLLTLLVPLGLVVFREAYRAGWTIDPGAEFNLPFCTGLALSCGPILAVLFYALGLWIARRGSVSLADFNFLSGDSITEVDRVTIQTPEPTSIEFEEYFEELLKDSLTKVPERKLVIVIDNLDRVDANDAQTIWAALQPFIGIPHSELSSAQRQVTFIIPYDRSGLKKLWSANGDDEVVDSFIEKTFALRFSVPPPVLSDWRKFASDQLATAFPDHSDAQRTEVIRVLDSVRQSAKVEFSPRQLKVAINQVGVIHRQWGEEYTLHGAMAYVLATQTGPIVDGLLENKYPADPLRRVFGEDLKADFAGLAFNVTADHGLQLLLAQSIEDVLSSGNVEGTTELEAKHSVGFWSVVEAVVLPKLMEQPITTVLNVIVVAESADWVPLEDLNENRESLKTNLLQAVAKSTSLEAFDQNTPMGLTAWLRLGPDWKRVETIWRLLKQSVKNAGQRKDERSFDAELKSIAAFLEQAEKLNLDISQLSPLSMQVDAERWIDVCEILNNLTRRPFFKLLRPHRDIGVDQISEVIREAIDSDTLGEKHRACLNVSSEMEDTSWTAVCSSLKALIRNTSKQPAEIREGIETLRLLSTHPNPMTRSDADTVLEEVTNSGEILHWLSSFGRNAATADFILVQLLRFNRDADVATDLGNGAAGKNIATQMFNDSSEESGSRFAGNVQRWRSFDVLLDECDAAATPLPLVSAALTQACAGELRVSVVTASSIAKRADGLRKALGQEAWFEVIVALQSAENLCGNLMNLGYQSENDGLYADIIDSSTATSEFKLWLVAEYEAFDEPMWDRVFSQSEVSRRLFVLAGERLSDWKLGPVFEDAIVRLAGEVAKGNSSGTAYVRIAPLSKMVASPDTRFQLQKRILVIACQENADDCPPPEFFTLFGAEMVENGVLDSYENVVDDLYLPIVRNGDDTAVKWLRQAVERQPDILALERRGVSSFVERIREMGDKSEDMQAISSIVDQKLPSANGGVEESDPS